A part of Haloarchaeobius sp. HME9146 genomic DNA contains:
- a CDS encoding DUF6789 family protein translates to MSTTTETSYSTGVANGNWKAGVLGGIVGSVVMGALVLAMNTATLAVAIPSMYTLAPPASPGLGLVVHISHGAVLGVAFAGLAGVLDAESLGQRLGLGLGWGVVTWVGLAALLMPVWLDAVGSPANPPLPNFAIPSLLWHVVYGLVLGGVYAALEDAV, encoded by the coding sequence ATGTCGACAACGACAGAAACCTCGTATTCGACCGGTGTCGCGAACGGAAACTGGAAGGCTGGCGTCCTCGGCGGTATCGTCGGTAGCGTCGTCATGGGCGCGCTCGTGCTCGCGATGAACACGGCGACGCTCGCGGTCGCCATCCCCTCGATGTACACCCTGGCCCCGCCCGCGAGTCCGGGACTCGGCCTCGTCGTCCACATCTCACATGGGGCGGTTCTCGGGGTCGCGTTCGCTGGCCTCGCAGGCGTCCTGGACGCCGAGTCGCTCGGGCAGCGCCTCGGGCTCGGCCTCGGCTGGGGCGTCGTGACCTGGGTCGGCCTGGCCGCGCTGCTCATGCCGGTCTGGCTCGACGCGGTCGGTTCGCCCGCGAACCCGCCGCTGCCCAACTTCGCCATCCCGTCGCTGCTCTGGCACGTCGTCTACGGCCTCGTCCTCGGAGGCGTCTACGCCGCACTCGAGGACGCCGTCTGA
- a CDS encoding LysE family translocator codes for MLAVSTLLAFVPAALAIVLAPGPDTMVVLARGLGGGRRAGLAAACGTATGVLLHTLAAVAGLSVVLQTSAFAYRLVTYVGAAYLVYLGVQTLRDDEEFAVSAETVPADDSPFGAFRQALAVNVSNPKVAVFVLAFLPQFVPAGTDAPGEMLLLGIVYAALGLVYLGLLAVFASQARRVVARSERLPRVLRAVSGTVLVGFAALLVLDGQHG; via the coding sequence GTGCTCGCTGTCTCGACACTCCTCGCGTTCGTCCCGGCCGCCCTCGCCATCGTCCTCGCGCCCGGCCCGGACACCATGGTCGTGCTGGCCCGCGGGCTCGGTGGTGGTCGCCGCGCCGGACTGGCTGCAGCCTGTGGCACGGCGACGGGCGTGCTGTTACACACGCTCGCCGCGGTCGCCGGGCTTTCCGTGGTGCTCCAGACGTCCGCGTTCGCGTACCGGCTGGTCACCTACGTGGGGGCGGCGTACCTGGTCTATCTCGGGGTGCAGACCCTGCGCGACGACGAGGAGTTCGCGGTGTCCGCAGAGACCGTCCCGGCCGACGACTCACCGTTCGGTGCTTTCAGGCAGGCGCTCGCGGTGAACGTCTCGAACCCGAAGGTCGCCGTGTTCGTGCTCGCGTTCCTCCCGCAGTTCGTGCCCGCCGGCACCGACGCGCCCGGCGAGATGCTCCTGCTCGGCATCGTCTACGCGGCGCTCGGGCTCGTCTACCTCGGGCTACTGGCCGTCTTCGCCAGCCAGGCCCGGCGCGTGGTCGCCCGGTCGGAGCGGCTTCCCCGGGTCCTTCGTGCCGTCAGTGGCACCGTTCTCGTCGGGTTCGCGGCGCTGCTGGTGCTCGACGGGCAACACGGCTGA
- a CDS encoding J domain-containing protein: MTETFYDVLGVAHDADQDAIRDAYRERVKETHPDLNDAEDAAESFQRVAEAEEVIGDPDERARYDRLGHAAYVSSFGGPGGLGRQARDRATEDPADDEQNDGYQSRNRRQEYPGSDRRASHSGNETNRSYYVGDDGKEASADGGSTGSAAEWFVGEKGNQSTRTDTNTRREHVAADEEDDEWDGFSVHDWDDDDLDPDAGRVTLSQNTLVIVAATFFMYPFMAYTTVAPNVGLVVNVTIGACMLLLLLYLLTIPRVSVFGFAALSVVVPLGLMSIGVSLASLQSLFVVGSVWIPFGYAMLFAKVLSSPS; the protein is encoded by the coding sequence ATGACGGAGACGTTCTACGATGTCCTCGGTGTTGCACACGACGCGGACCAGGACGCGATCCGCGACGCCTATCGCGAACGCGTCAAGGAGACACATCCAGACCTGAACGACGCCGAGGACGCCGCCGAATCGTTCCAGCGCGTCGCCGAAGCCGAGGAGGTCATCGGCGACCCCGACGAACGCGCTCGCTACGACCGCCTCGGTCACGCCGCCTACGTCTCCAGCTTCGGCGGTCCGGGCGGCCTCGGCAGACAGGCTCGTGACCGCGCCACCGAGGACCCGGCCGACGACGAGCAGAACGACGGCTACCAGAGCCGCAACCGCCGACAGGAGTACCCCGGCTCCGACCGGCGAGCCTCCCACTCCGGCAACGAGACCAACCGCAGCTACTACGTCGGCGACGACGGCAAGGAGGCGAGCGCCGACGGCGGGTCGACGGGAAGCGCCGCCGAGTGGTTCGTCGGCGAGAAGGGCAACCAGAGCACCCGGACCGACACGAACACCAGACGCGAACACGTCGCCGCGGACGAGGAAGACGACGAGTGGGACGGGTTCTCGGTCCACGACTGGGACGACGACGACCTCGACCCCGACGCCGGTCGGGTCACCCTCTCACAGAACACGCTCGTCATCGTCGCGGCGACCTTCTTCATGTACCCCTTCATGGCGTACACCACGGTCGCGCCCAACGTCGGCCTGGTCGTCAACGTCACCATCGGTGCCTGCATGCTGTTGCTCCTGCTGTACCTGCTGACCATCCCCCGCGTCTCCGTCTTCGGGTTCGCCGCCCTCAGCGTCGTGGTCCCGCTCGGCCTGATGAGCATCGGCGTCTCGCTGGCGTCCCTCCAGAGCCTGTTCGTGGTCGGGTCGGTGTGGATTCCATTCGGCTACGCGATGCTGTTCGCGAAGGTCCTCAGTTCCCCGTCGTGA
- a CDS encoding 1,4-dihydroxy-2-naphthoyl-CoA synthase has protein sequence MVSELFDPEAWDEIDLDFDDITYHRAVDSGTVRIAFDRPAVRNAFRPGTVDELYQALDHAKRQTDVGCVLLTGNGPSPKDGGWAFCSGGDQRVRGGAGYEYQGDDAEKESASKSGRLHILEVQRLIRHIPKPVICVVPGWAVGGGHSLHVVCDMTIASAEHAKFLQTDPDVASFDAGFGSAYLAKQVGQKKAREIFFLGKTYDAEEAADMGMVNEAVPHEELEETALEWAETINNKSPTAMRMLKYAFNMTDDGMIGQQVFAGEATRLGYMTDEAQEGRDAFVEKRDPDFDDYEWHY, from the coding sequence ATGGTTTCCGAACTCTTCGACCCCGAGGCCTGGGACGAGATCGACCTCGATTTCGACGACATCACCTACCATCGCGCCGTCGACTCGGGGACGGTCCGCATCGCCTTCGACCGCCCCGCGGTCCGGAACGCGTTCCGGCCCGGAACCGTCGACGAACTGTACCAGGCGCTCGACCACGCCAAGCGCCAGACCGACGTGGGCTGCGTGCTCCTCACCGGAAACGGCCCCTCGCCCAAGGACGGCGGCTGGGCGTTCTGTTCCGGCGGCGACCAGCGCGTGCGGGGTGGTGCAGGCTACGAGTACCAGGGCGACGACGCCGAGAAGGAGTCCGCCTCGAAGTCGGGCCGCCTGCACATCCTCGAGGTCCAGCGCCTCATCCGCCACATCCCCAAGCCGGTCATCTGTGTGGTCCCGGGCTGGGCGGTCGGTGGTGGCCACTCCCTCCACGTCGTCTGTGACATGACCATCGCCTCCGCGGAGCACGCGAAGTTCCTCCAGACGGACCCCGACGTGGCGAGCTTCGACGCCGGCTTCGGGTCGGCCTACCTCGCGAAGCAGGTCGGGCAGAAGAAGGCTCGCGAGATATTCTTCCTCGGGAAGACCTACGACGCCGAGGAGGCCGCCGACATGGGGATGGTGAACGAGGCAGTTCCCCACGAGGAGCTGGAGGAGACGGCGCTGGAGTGGGCCGAGACCATCAACAACAAGTCACCGACCGCGATGCGGATGCTCAAGTACGCGTTCAACATGACCGACGACGGCATGATCGGCCAGCAGGTCTTCGCGGGCGAGGCGACGCGCCTCGGCTACATGACCGACGAGGCCCAGGAAGGACGGGACGCGTTCGTCGAGAAGCGCGACCCGGACTTCGACGACTACGAGTGGCACTACTGA
- a CDS encoding cold-shock protein: MAKGKVDFFNDTGGYGFISTDDDAVDDDEDVFFHMEDVGGPDLEEGQEVEFDIESSPKGPRASNVTRL, translated from the coding sequence ATGGCAAAAGGTAAGGTTGATTTCTTCAACGACACAGGCGGCTACGGTTTCATTTCGACTGACGACGACGCTGTCGACGACGACGAGGACGTCTTCTTCCACATGGAGGACGTCGGCGGTCCGGACCTCGAAGAGGGTCAGGAAGTAGAGTTCGACATCGAGTCCTCCCCCAAGGGCCCGCGCGCGTCGAACGTCACCCGACTGTAA
- a CDS encoding PQQ-binding-like beta-propeller repeat protein: MQRREALAAMASALTGAGCLRLQEAGSQQTRTLRPTQSRTETVTQTGTATETATETQTETATETATETPDKGPPVTGLSRSFAYDAANTGFYGVSGPTEKPEEVWTHSFSDAIRTVPALIDGILYVAADGLTTFDARKGKELWSTSSAGRVSPSVEDGLVYGADYGSVKAFDADSGGLDWSASSGRPNGVTVAGGTVVAGTDDGVIALEAESGDGQWSALSGVSVDTAPAIANGTVYVADRPRDRPSKLYALDLASGTRQWTYQVGEQDGSGSYYYVIGEPVFRNGTVYLACENRVAYAVDAETGEEIWQTTTTGGMNPAPAVTEEYVYVGNDGGQVLALDRTTGEVQWEAREGTGSVVSNVVATQKSVFAVDDSGLLVAYDRSNGGVRYKLGLTRSRTRSGPLVTNDWIFVGDGDGTLHAFTTGN, from the coding sequence ATGCAACGACGAGAAGCACTCGCTGCGATGGCGAGTGCGCTGACTGGCGCTGGCTGTCTGCGGCTGCAGGAGGCGGGTTCGCAGCAGACGCGGACGTTGCGGCCGACACAGTCGCGAACCGAGACCGTGACGCAAACGGGGACTGCAACCGAGACAGCGACCGAGACACAGACTGAGACTGCAACCGAGACAGCGACCGAAACACCCGACAAAGGCCCGCCGGTCACCGGGCTCAGCCGCTCCTTCGCGTACGATGCAGCAAATACCGGGTTCTACGGTGTTTCTGGACCGACCGAGAAGCCCGAAGAGGTGTGGACACACTCGTTTTCGGATGCGATCAGGACCGTTCCAGCGCTTATCGATGGGATACTGTACGTTGCGGCAGATGGACTCACCACGTTCGATGCCCGGAAGGGGAAGGAGCTATGGTCCACGTCCAGTGCCGGCCGGGTCTCACCGAGCGTCGAGGATGGACTCGTCTACGGAGCGGACTACGGGAGCGTGAAGGCCTTCGACGCCGATTCCGGGGGGCTGGACTGGTCGGCATCGAGCGGACGCCCGAACGGGGTGACGGTTGCCGGGGGCACTGTCGTCGCGGGGACCGACGACGGGGTCATCGCGCTCGAGGCGGAATCCGGGGACGGCCAGTGGTCGGCACTCTCTGGGGTCTCGGTCGACACAGCCCCGGCTATCGCAAACGGCACAGTCTACGTCGCTGACCGGCCGCGGGACCGACCGAGCAAGCTGTACGCGCTGGACCTTGCGAGCGGGACGCGGCAGTGGACCTACCAGGTCGGTGAGCAGGACGGGAGCGGGTCGTACTACTACGTCATCGGGGAACCGGTGTTCCGTAACGGGACGGTCTATCTCGCCTGCGAGAACCGGGTCGCCTACGCAGTTGACGCCGAGACTGGGGAGGAGATCTGGCAGACGACGACGACCGGTGGGATGAACCCCGCGCCAGCCGTCACCGAGGAGTATGTCTACGTTGGGAATGACGGCGGTCAGGTTCTCGCGCTCGACCGTACCACCGGCGAAGTGCAGTGGGAGGCTCGAGAAGGAACCGGCTCGGTCGTCTCCAACGTCGTCGCCACCCAGAAGAGCGTCTTCGCCGTCGACGATTCAGGACTGCTGGTCGCCTACGACCGAAGCAACGGCGGTGTCAGATACAAACTCGGCCTCACCCGCTCCCGAACGCGTAGTGGCCCGCTCGTCACGAACGACTGGATCTTCGTCGGCGACGGCGATGGGACGCTGCACGCCTTCACGACGGGGAACTGA